A single window of Sulfitobacter sp. JL08 DNA harbors:
- the bhcB gene encoding beta-hydroxyaspartate dehydratase BhcB, producing the protein MLDTPDLTIEDVKGAHERIRPYIHRTPVLTSTYLNERTGARLYFKCENFQKAGAFKVRGACNAVFGLSDAQASKGVCTHSSGNHALSLSYAAGQRGIPCNVVMPRTAPDAKKAAVRGYGGKITECEPSTSSREEVFARVQAETGGEFVHPYNDPRVITGQATCSLELMQEVEDLDAIVAPIGGGGMISGTCLTLSNIAPHVEIFAAEPEQADDAYRSFKAGHIIADDAPVTVADGLKVPLKENTWHYVSNFVTDVLTASEDEIIAAMKLTWERMKIVMEPSCAVPLAVILKNPEVFAGKKVGVIITGGNVDLDKLPWIKG; encoded by the coding sequence ATGCTTGATACACCAGACCTGACCATCGAGGACGTGAAAGGGGCGCATGAACGCATACGCCCCTATATTCACCGCACCCCTGTTCTGACATCGACATATCTGAACGAGCGTACCGGCGCGCGGCTGTACTTTAAATGCGAGAATTTCCAAAAGGCCGGTGCGTTCAAGGTGCGGGGTGCCTGCAATGCAGTTTTCGGGTTAAGCGACGCGCAGGCGTCAAAGGGCGTGTGTACCCATTCCTCGGGCAATCATGCGCTGTCCCTTTCCTATGCGGCAGGACAGCGTGGAATACCGTGCAATGTGGTCATGCCGCGCACCGCTCCGGATGCGAAAAAAGCGGCTGTGCGCGGATATGGCGGCAAAATCACCGAATGCGAACCATCCACATCCAGCCGGGAAGAGGTGTTTGCCCGCGTTCAGGCGGAAACCGGTGGCGAATTCGTGCATCCCTACAATGACCCGCGCGTGATTACGGGGCAGGCGACCTGTTCGCTGGAGCTGATGCAAGAGGTCGAGGATCTGGACGCCATTGTCGCCCCCATCGGCGGCGGCGGCATGATTTCGGGCACGTGCCTGACATTGTCCAATATAGCGCCGCATGTCGAAATTTTCGCGGCAGAACCGGAACAGGCCGATGATGCCTATCGCAGTTTCAAAGCGGGGCACATCATTGCAGATGATGCGCCTGTAACGGTCGCGGACGGGCTGAAGGTGCCGTTAAAGGAAAACACGTGGCACTATGTGTCCAATTTCGTGACCGATGTTCTGACCGCAAGCGAGGACGAGATTATCGCCGCTATGAAGCTGACATGGGAACGGATGAAAATCGTCATGGAGCCAAGCTGCGCCGTTCCGTTGGCCGTGATTCTGAAAAACCCCGAA
- the bhcA gene encoding L-aspartate--glyoxylate aminotransferase BhcA: MSDQNPVFIPGPTNIPDRLRRAMQVQSQDHRSPDFVKTFAPVLEKTKAVFGTTAGQIITFPSSGTGGWEAAVTNTLSKGDTVLIARYGMFSHRWIDLCQRHGLNVQIIECEWGGGAPADRFQAALQADTDRKIKAVLVTHNETATGVVSDIAAVRRAMNAADHPAMLFVDCVSSLASMPFEMDDWGVDIAIAGSQKGFMLATGMAILAVSPKALAHMETADLPRTFFDFRDMMKANSTGGFPYTPPLQLIYGMGESLNMLFEEGLDNVYARHHRLAEGVRRAVAAWGLDLVAQSPDLYSDTVSAIYVPDGFDSHALVEHAFRAYGVSFGIGLGEMNGKAFRIGHLGMLTDVMVLSGLATIEMAMADLDYPITLGTGVTAAQNYFRHSRDSALKSAA; the protein is encoded by the coding sequence ATGTCAGATCAGAACCCTGTGTTCATTCCCGGACCAACCAATATTCCGGATCGTCTGCGCCGTGCGATGCAGGTGCAGTCGCAGGATCACCGTTCGCCCGACTTCGTCAAGACATTCGCGCCGGTGCTGGAAAAAACCAAGGCCGTTTTCGGCACGACCGCGGGTCAGATCATTACCTTTCCTTCAAGCGGAACGGGGGGATGGGAAGCGGCTGTTACCAATACATTGTCCAAAGGCGATACGGTTCTTATCGCGCGATACGGCATGTTTTCGCACCGGTGGATCGATCTGTGTCAGCGCCACGGTCTCAACGTTCAGATCATCGAATGCGAATGGGGTGGGGGCGCACCTGCCGACAGGTTTCAGGCTGCTTTGCAGGCGGACACAGATCGCAAGATCAAGGCGGTACTGGTCACGCATAACGAAACGGCAACGGGCGTTGTGTCGGATATCGCAGCGGTGCGGCGTGCGATGAATGCAGCCGATCACCCGGCGATGTTGTTCGTGGACTGTGTCAGTTCTTTGGCGTCGATGCCGTTTGAAATGGATGATTGGGGCGTGGATATAGCGATCGCCGGCTCGCAAAAGGGCTTTATGCTGGCCACGGGCATGGCAATTCTGGCCGTCAGCCCCAAGGCGCTGGCGCATATGGAAACGGCCGATCTGCCACGCACGTTCTTTGATTTCCGCGACATGATGAAGGCCAATTCAACGGGGGGCTTTCCCTATACCCCGCCGCTGCAATTGATCTATGGCATGGGCGAAAGCCTGAACATGCTGTTCGAGGAAGGGCTTGATAACGTCTATGCGCGTCATCACCGTCTTGCCGAAGGGGTGCGCCGCGCTGTCGCCGCCTGGGGTCTGGACCTGGTTGCGCAATCGCCCGATCTTTACTCCGATACGGTCAGCGCGATCTATGTGCCGGACGGGTTTGACAGCCACGCGCTGGTTGAGCATGCGTTCAGGGCTTACGGCGTGTCCTTTGGCATCGGGCTGGGCGAAATGAACGGCAAGGCGTTTCGCATTGGTCATCTGGGTATGCTGACCGATGTCATGGTACTGTCCGGTCTGGCCACTATCGAAATGGCGATGGCCGATCTGGATTATCCGATCACTCTGGGCACGGGCGTGACCGCAGCACAGAATTATTTCAGACACTCGCGCGACAGCGCGCTTAAATCGGCGGCTTGA
- a CDS encoding IclR family transcriptional regulator, translating into MSEPVRKQRGRPKSQFTASSASTLQSLDRALGILDALSRQNAASLTDVAMRLGIPTATTHRILTTLQKRRFAEFDEDTQTWMVGIEAYRVGTSFLKRTNLLDISRPVMRALMQSTGETANLAVPDGSEVVFIGQVESQNPVRAFFDHGTRTSMHASGTGKAILAALDESKVVKLMQSAGLEEFTARTLVTPTLLLDDLSRTRARGWSFDREERFEGMSCIGAAICDATGEPIAGVSISGPSNRFGDRQVDGFGAQVARAAAEISASIGGAPVRD; encoded by the coding sequence ATGTCAGAACCTGTCAGAAAACAACGGGGGCGGCCCAAATCACAATTTACCGCAAGCTCTGCTTCGACCTTGCAGTCACTGGATCGTGCATTGGGTATTCTGGATGCCCTGTCGCGCCAGAATGCCGCGTCGCTGACTGATGTTGCCATGCGTCTGGGCATTCCTACCGCCACCACGCACCGCATTCTGACCACATTGCAAAAGCGCCGGTTTGCCGAATTTGACGAAGACACCCAAACCTGGATGGTCGGCATCGAAGCCTACCGTGTCGGCACGTCTTTTCTGAAGCGCACTAACTTGCTGGACATCAGCCGCCCTGTAATGCGCGCGCTGATGCAGTCGACAGGAGAAACTGCCAATCTGGCTGTGCCTGACGGATCCGAGGTTGTCTTTATCGGGCAGGTTGAATCGCAAAACCCGGTGCGTGCATTCTTTGATCACGGGACACGCACGTCCATGCACGCATCCGGCACCGGCAAGGCGATCCTGGCGGCATTGGACGAGTCAAAGGTGGTGAAACTGATGCAATCCGCCGGACTTGAGGAATTCACGGCGCGCACACTGGTAACGCCGACCTTGCTGCTGGATGATCTTTCCAGAACACGCGCCCGCGGCTGGTCATTTGACCGCGAGGAAAGGTTTGAAGGCATGTCCTGCATCGGCGCCGCAATCTGTGATGCAACGGGCGAACCAATTGCCGGAGTTTCGATTTCGGGACCCAGCAACCGGTTTGGTGATCGTCAGGTTGACGGTTTTGGCGCACAGGTGGCACGCGCGGCGGCTGAAATCAGCGCCAGCATCGGCGGCGCACCGGTCCGCGATTAG